Proteins encoded in a region of the Mycolicibacterium chitae genome:
- a CDS encoding CbbQ/NirQ/NorQ/GpvN family protein, with product MSNDTYYANGSEVQLFEQAFTRKIPVMLTGPTGCGKTRFVEHMGTLLRRPVVTISCHDDLTSSDLVGRFMVTGGDVIWTDGPLTRAVKSGAICYLDEVVEARHDSLAILHSLTDHRRTLYLDRADEVVEAPDEFMLVCSYNPAYRSSLKELKPSFRQRFVTLPMGYLPPEREAQAVVSETGVDLAVAQRLVQCAIAIRTADEAFHFEPPSTRTLVTAAQLIAAGAGELEAAEACILAPLSTDGAISDGLREVAAAGLLTADTPAQP from the coding sequence ATGAGCAACGACACCTACTACGCCAACGGCAGCGAGGTCCAGCTGTTCGAGCAGGCCTTCACCCGCAAGATCCCGGTCATGCTCACCGGGCCGACCGGCTGCGGCAAGACCCGTTTCGTCGAGCACATGGGCACCCTGCTGCGCCGGCCCGTCGTCACCATCAGCTGCCACGACGACCTGACCAGCTCGGATCTGGTGGGGCGCTTCATGGTCACCGGCGGCGACGTCATCTGGACCGACGGCCCCCTGACCCGCGCGGTCAAGAGCGGCGCCATCTGCTACCTCGACGAGGTGGTCGAGGCGCGCCACGATTCGCTGGCCATCCTGCACTCCCTGACCGACCACCGGCGCACCCTGTACCTGGACCGCGCCGACGAAGTCGTCGAGGCACCAGACGAATTCATGCTGGTGTGCTCCTACAACCCGGCCTACCGCAGCTCCCTGAAGGAACTCAAGCCGTCGTTCCGACAGCGCTTCGTCACCCTGCCGATGGGTTATCTGCCCCCGGAGCGGGAGGCGCAGGCGGTGGTCTCCGAGACGGGCGTCGACCTGGCCGTCGCGCAGCGACTCGTGCAGTGCGCCATCGCCATTCGCACAGCCGACGAGGCGTTTCACTTCGAGCCGCCGTCCACGCGGACGCTGGTGACCGCCGCGCAACTGATCGCCGCCGGCGCCGGCGAACTCGAGGCCGCCGAGGCCTGCATCCTCGCCCCGCTGAGCACCGACGGCGCCATCAGCGACGGGCTGCGTGAGGTCGCGGCCGCCGGCCTGCTCACCGCCGACACCCCGGCTCAACCCTAG
- a CDS encoding nitric oxide reductase activation protein NorD: MAELADTAAMALERSCALTAVALSEERREGVRLVTGEHRGFGLSSARRFVHVPYPQLGSDWTRRTLTCGIALQCADSKDRVGEYRLNEMSQRELRALTIVEAGVALGWIAARWPGLMPEFARLLPELAPADPDTDARIMVSRAIELAQRSEGLSPDPLLGRLPAVFTAPTGLMDKMRRQFGRMPWTTSEKRMPRPYSVPVGGDGGVRNPNLPPPSRPQDNDMDVTPEHRPGIPYPEWNQWTKSFLPDHVAVLELARDTRIGASKNSSADLRKWFAEHTHRTMINRLEDGSDLDIDGYVRHYVDLRTGEATEPRVFRELLPSNRDVSTALLLDGSSSLGVHGGRVFQLELACADALSRAMKQARERHGIFVFTGNTRHRVEVRCLKDFPDPRFVPPSGLGLSTGGYTRLGAPIRHLTSRLLDQPSERRLLIIIGDGMISDEGYEGRYAWADAAHAVEEANDAGVSVYYVGVGPTRVDPLPEVFGPRRSQRIRRVEELPRVLAHVHRELVTA, from the coding sequence ATGGCTGAACTCGCCGACACCGCGGCCATGGCCCTCGAACGCAGCTGCGCGCTGACCGCCGTGGCGCTCAGCGAGGAGCGCCGCGAAGGCGTGCGCCTGGTGACCGGTGAGCACCGCGGCTTCGGACTGAGCTCGGCGCGACGGTTCGTCCACGTCCCGTACCCGCAGCTGGGTTCCGACTGGACGCGGCGCACGCTGACCTGCGGCATCGCGCTGCAGTGCGCGGACTCCAAGGACCGGGTGGGCGAGTACCGGCTCAACGAGATGTCCCAGCGGGAACTGCGCGCCCTGACCATCGTCGAGGCCGGGGTGGCCCTGGGCTGGATCGCCGCGCGCTGGCCGGGCCTGATGCCCGAATTCGCCCGGCTGCTCCCCGAATTGGCGCCCGCCGACCCCGACACCGACGCACGCATCATGGTCAGCCGCGCCATCGAACTGGCCCAGCGCTCCGAGGGGTTGAGCCCGGATCCGCTGCTCGGCCGGCTACCCGCGGTGTTCACCGCGCCCACCGGGCTGATGGACAAGATGCGCCGGCAGTTCGGCCGGATGCCGTGGACCACCTCGGAGAAGCGGATGCCGCGGCCCTACTCGGTGCCCGTCGGCGGCGACGGCGGCGTGCGCAACCCGAACCTGCCGCCGCCGAGCCGGCCCCAGGACAACGACATGGACGTGACGCCCGAACATCGTCCCGGTATCCCGTACCCGGAGTGGAACCAGTGGACGAAGAGCTTCCTGCCCGACCATGTCGCGGTCCTGGAGTTGGCCCGCGACACCCGGATCGGCGCGTCGAAGAACTCCTCGGCGGATCTGCGCAAGTGGTTCGCCGAGCACACGCATCGCACCATGATCAATCGGCTCGAGGACGGTTCTGACCTCGACATCGACGGCTACGTGCGGCATTACGTCGATCTGCGGACCGGTGAGGCCACCGAGCCTCGGGTGTTCCGCGAACTGTTGCCCAGCAACCGGGACGTCAGCACCGCCCTGCTGCTCGACGGCAGTTCCTCGCTCGGCGTGCACGGGGGCCGGGTGTTCCAACTGGAACTGGCCTGCGCGGATGCGCTGTCGCGGGCGATGAAACAAGCCCGCGAGCGGCACGGGATCTTCGTCTTCACGGGCAACACCCGCCACCGCGTGGAAGTTCGTTGCCTCAAGGACTTTCCGGATCCCCGGTTCGTCCCGCCCAGCGGCCTGGGCCTGTCCACCGGCGGCTACACCCGCCTGGGTGCACCCATCCGGCACCTGACCAGCCGGCTGCTCGACCAACCGTCGGAGCGCCGCCTGCTCATCATCATCGGTGACGGGATGATCTCCGACGAGGGCTACGAGGGTCGTTACGCCTGGGCCGACGCCGCGCACGCCGTCGAGGAGGCCAACGACGCCGGGGTGTCGGTCTACTACGTGGGCGTCGGGCCCACCCGGGTGGATCCGCTGCCGGAGGTGTTCGGACCCCGCCGCTCCCAACGGATTCGCCGCGTCGAGGAACTGCCCCGCGTGCTGGCCCATGTCCATCGCGAGCTGGTCACCGCATAA
- a CDS encoding TetR/AcrR family transcriptional regulator, producing MTAQVRPTTREAQRLQTRERILGAAIAEFKRSGMAGVEVNAIVAAAGVAHGTFYFHFPTKEHVLLELERREEARVAAQFERFLAGPHGLSDALTEVVALVRGLEERFGRPLFKELVALHFSPSRPESENWTDHPVIVLLVAEIERARDQGAVHPEVDPFSNAVFFLLGVYGVLSAGEDPDSRDVLLEKLVASTVRGLEIR from the coding sequence ATGACGGCACAGGTCCGGCCGACCACGCGCGAAGCGCAGCGGCTGCAAACCCGGGAACGCATCCTGGGAGCGGCCATCGCCGAGTTCAAACGCTCGGGGATGGCCGGTGTCGAGGTGAACGCCATCGTCGCCGCCGCCGGCGTCGCCCACGGCACGTTTTACTTCCATTTCCCCACCAAGGAACACGTCCTGCTGGAACTGGAACGACGGGAAGAGGCGCGCGTCGCGGCCCAGTTCGAACGCTTCCTCGCCGGCCCGCACGGACTGAGCGACGCGCTGACCGAGGTCGTGGCCCTCGTGCGGGGCCTCGAGGAGCGTTTCGGGCGGCCCCTGTTCAAGGAGCTGGTGGCCCTGCACTTTTCGCCGTCGCGCCCGGAGTCGGAGAACTGGACCGACCACCCGGTGATCGTCCTGCTGGTGGCCGAGATCGAGCGGGCCCGCGATCAGGGGGCGGTGCACCCGGAGGTCGACCCGTTCTCCAACGCGGTGTTCTTCCTGCTGGGTGTCTACGGCGTGCTCAGCGCCGGCGAAGACCCCGACAGCCGCGACGTTCTGCTCGAGAAGCTCGTCGCATCCACGGTGCGCGGCTTGGAGATCCGATGA
- a CDS encoding TetR/AcrR family transcriptional regulator yields MAVVNGPSARETKRLQTRERLMGAAVAEFKRAGMAEADVGAIVAAAGVAHGTFFFHFPTKEHVLLELEKREEDRMAKQFGKFLDKGHDLEAALVEAARLVLGLERRLGELLFKDFLALHFSQTRPPAEGGGDHSLVVLLAAHIDRAREDGAVAADVNSMNSAVFFLLCLYALAITTNDPMRRELLDDLVKRTLRSMAPAA; encoded by the coding sequence ATGGCTGTGGTCAACGGGCCATCGGCGCGCGAGACGAAGCGCCTGCAAACCAGGGAGCGGCTGATGGGCGCCGCGGTGGCCGAGTTCAAGCGCGCCGGCATGGCCGAGGCCGACGTCGGCGCCATCGTCGCCGCGGCCGGAGTTGCCCACGGCACCTTCTTCTTTCATTTCCCCACCAAGGAACACGTCCTGCTCGAGCTCGAGAAGCGCGAGGAGGACCGGATGGCCAAGCAGTTCGGCAAGTTCCTCGACAAGGGGCACGACCTGGAGGCCGCGCTGGTCGAGGCCGCCCGCCTGGTCCTGGGCCTGGAGCGCCGACTCGGCGAACTGCTGTTCAAAGACTTTCTGGCCCTGCACTTCTCGCAGACCCGCCCGCCCGCCGAGGGCGGCGGTGACCACTCGCTGGTGGTGCTGCTCGCCGCGCACATCGACCGCGCGCGGGAGGACGGCGCGGTGGCCGCGGACGTCAACTCGATGAACAGCGCGGTGTTCTTCCTGCTGTGCCTGTACGCGCTGGCGATCACCACCAACGACCCGATGCGGCGGGAGTTGCTCGACGATCTGGTGAAGCGCACGCTGCGCAGCATGGCCCCGGCCGCCTGA
- a CDS encoding TetR/AcrR family transcriptional regulator, with product MKSSGAATREERDAPTGHDRRILGIVVELLETEGYEAVQLREVARRARTSLATIYKHYANRDELILAALQMWLDENRYAGLAGQSRADGESFYDGQMRVLRTIFEPWEQHPAMLKAYFRARAAPGGEQLVQRGLDAVIPAFGEVLVDVDEAFVADLTTIVTNVVYGLLGRFAAGEIAITDIVPGLERTVYWLSHGYEAAQR from the coding sequence ATGAAGTCATCCGGCGCGGCGACGCGCGAGGAGCGGGACGCGCCGACCGGTCACGACCGGCGCATCCTCGGCATTGTCGTCGAACTGCTCGAGACCGAGGGCTACGAGGCCGTCCAACTGCGCGAGGTGGCCCGCCGGGCGCGCACCTCGCTGGCGACCATCTACAAGCACTACGCCAACCGCGACGAGCTGATCCTGGCCGCGCTGCAGATGTGGCTCGACGAGAACCGCTACGCGGGCCTGGCCGGGCAGTCCCGCGCCGACGGCGAGTCCTTCTACGACGGCCAGATGCGGGTGCTGCGCACCATCTTCGAACCCTGGGAGCAGCACCCCGCCATGCTCAAGGCCTACTTCCGCGCCCGCGCCGCCCCCGGCGGCGAACAGCTGGTGCAGCGCGGGCTCGACGCCGTCATCCCGGCCTTCGGGGAGGTACTCGTCGACGTCGACGAGGCGTTCGTCGCCGACCTGACGACCATCGTCACCAACGTCGTCTACGGCTTGTTGGGTCGCTTCGCCGCCGGCGAGATCGCCATCACCGACATCGTGCCGGGCCTCGAGCGCACCGTGTACTGGCTGAGCCACGGTTACGAGGCGGCGCAGCGCTGA
- a CDS encoding mycofactocin-coupled SDR family oxidoreductase, translating into MSSLAGKVAFITGVARGQGRSHALRLAADGADIIGVDICSDISSNGYPMATRDELDETVALVEAQGGKILGTVADVRDFAAVKTAVDAGVERFGRLDIVCANAGIAPTAFREVGIEEDLEMWTDAVGVNLNGAFHTAKAAIPHLLAGQRGGAMVFTSSTAGLRGFGGMQGGGLGYAAAKHGIVGLMRTLSNALAPYSIRVNTVHPTAVNTMMAVNPAMTAFLEAYPDGGPHLQNPMPVELLEPEDISAAIAYLVSDAAKYVTGVTFPVDAGFCNKL; encoded by the coding sequence ATGAGTTCTCTGGCCGGCAAGGTCGCCTTCATCACCGGAGTCGCCCGCGGACAGGGGCGCAGCCACGCGCTCCGGCTCGCGGCCGACGGCGCCGACATCATCGGCGTCGACATCTGTTCCGACATCTCCTCCAACGGCTATCCCATGGCCACCCGCGACGAACTCGACGAGACCGTCGCGCTGGTGGAGGCCCAGGGCGGCAAGATTCTCGGCACCGTCGCCGACGTCCGCGACTTCGCCGCGGTCAAGACGGCCGTCGACGCCGGGGTGGAACGCTTCGGCCGCCTCGACATCGTGTGCGCCAACGCCGGCATCGCCCCGACGGCCTTCCGCGAGGTCGGCATCGAGGAGGACCTCGAGATGTGGACCGACGCCGTCGGGGTCAACCTGAACGGCGCCTTCCACACCGCGAAGGCCGCCATCCCCCACCTGCTGGCCGGACAGCGCGGCGGGGCGATGGTGTTCACCAGTTCCACGGCCGGACTGCGCGGCTTCGGCGGCATGCAGGGCGGTGGCCTGGGTTACGCGGCGGCCAAGCACGGCATCGTCGGGCTGATGCGCACGCTGTCCAATGCGTTGGCGCCGTACAGCATTCGGGTCAACACCGTGCATCCGACCGCGGTGAACACCATGATGGCGGTGAACCCGGCCATGACCGCGTTCCTGGAGGCCTACCCCGACGGCGGCCCGCATCTGCAGAACCCCATGCCGGTCGAACTGCTGGAACCCGAGGACATCAGCGCCGCGATCGCCTACCTGGTCTCCGACGCGGCCAAGTACGTCACAGGGGTCACCTTCCCCGTCGACGCCGGCTTCTGCAACAAGCTATGA
- a CDS encoding mycofactocin-coupled SDR family oxidoreductase — protein MSGRVTGKRVLITGAARGMGRSHAVRLAEEGADLILVDLCESLPEVEYPLATREDLAETARLVEGCGRRAVTHVVDVRDAEALAAAVADGVAQLGGLEAAVANAGVLTAATWDTTTSAQWRTVVDVNLIGTWNTCAAALPHLVDRGGSLINISSAAGIKGTPLHTPYTAAKHGVVGMSKALANELAAVGVRVNTVHPTGVPTGMQPASIHTLLVEQRPDLAPIFGNAMPVQMVEAVDISNAVLFLVSDESRYVTGLEFKVDAGVTIR, from the coding sequence ATGAGCGGGCGCGTCACGGGCAAGCGGGTCCTGATCACCGGCGCCGCACGGGGAATGGGCCGCAGCCACGCCGTGCGGCTCGCCGAGGAGGGCGCCGACCTGATCCTGGTCGACCTCTGCGAGTCGCTGCCGGAGGTCGAGTATCCGCTGGCCACCCGCGAGGACCTGGCCGAAACCGCCCGCCTGGTCGAGGGGTGCGGGCGACGCGCGGTGACCCACGTGGTGGACGTGCGCGACGCCGAGGCGCTCGCGGCCGCGGTCGCCGACGGCGTGGCGCAGTTGGGCGGGCTGGAGGCCGCCGTCGCCAACGCCGGCGTGCTGACGGCCGCGACCTGGGACACCACCACCTCGGCCCAGTGGCGCACCGTCGTCGACGTCAACCTGATCGGCACGTGGAACACGTGCGCGGCCGCGCTGCCGCACCTCGTCGACCGGGGCGGCAGCCTGATCAACATCAGCTCGGCCGCCGGGATCAAGGGCACACCCCTGCACACGCCCTACACCGCCGCCAAGCACGGTGTCGTCGGCATGAGCAAGGCCCTGGCCAATGAGCTTGCCGCCGTGGGTGTCCGGGTCAACACCGTGCATCCCACCGGCGTGCCGACCGGGATGCAGCCCGCCTCGATCCACACCCTGCTGGTGGAGCAACGACCGGACCTGGCCCCGATCTTCGGCAACGCGATGCCGGTGCAGATGGTCGAGGCCGTCGACATCAGCAACGCGGTGCTGTTCCTGGTCTCCGACGAGTCCCGGTACGTGACCGGACTCGAGTTCAAAGTCGATGCCGGCGTCACCATCCGGTGA
- a CDS encoding alpha/beta fold hydrolase, whose translation MSTNLTPPSWFRRALDHRPRSFEVDVEGCRIHCRAWGERGRPLLVLVHGGGANSAWWDHIAPFFAATHHVIAPDLSGHGDSATRARYGLGIWSREVLAVATAADPSVRPVIVGHSMGGWVTSTAAIREGAEIDGIVVIDSPLRDRAPEEDHLRRARGRQEGYRTREAIVSRFRPVPSQDVILPYIADHIARESVRRKGLRWWWKFDPAIFSGSWLSEGPTEADTLENTFAQMPCRIAHLRCEHGAIDDDMAERIRQILQLRGPFVDLPEAGHHPMLDQPLSLVSTLRTLLEFWSIT comes from the coding sequence ATGTCGACAAACCTCACCCCACCGTCGTGGTTCCGGCGGGCGCTGGACCACCGCCCGCGCAGCTTCGAGGTCGACGTCGAAGGCTGTCGGATCCACTGCCGCGCCTGGGGTGAGCGCGGCCGGCCGCTGCTGGTGCTGGTGCACGGCGGCGGGGCCAACTCGGCGTGGTGGGACCACATCGCCCCGTTCTTCGCCGCCACCCACCACGTGATCGCCCCCGACCTGAGCGGCCACGGCGACAGCGCGACCCGGGCCCGATACGGCCTGGGCATCTGGTCCCGGGAAGTGCTCGCCGTCGCGACCGCCGCCGACCCGTCGGTCCGGCCGGTGATCGTCGGGCACAGCATGGGCGGCTGGGTCACCAGCACCGCCGCGATCCGCGAGGGCGCCGAGATCGACGGGATCGTCGTCATCGACTCGCCGCTGCGCGACCGCGCCCCCGAGGAAGACCACCTGCGCCGGGCGCGCGGGAGGCAGGAGGGGTACCGGACCCGGGAGGCGATCGTGTCGCGGTTCCGGCCGGTGCCGAGCCAGGACGTGATCCTGCCCTACATCGCCGATCACATCGCCCGCGAATCGGTGCGGCGCAAGGGGTTGCGCTGGTGGTGGAAGTTCGACCCGGCCATCTTCAGCGGCAGTTGGCTCTCCGAAGGCCCCACCGAGGCGGACACCTTGGAGAACACCTTCGCCCAGATGCCCTGCCGCATCGCCCATCTGCGCTGCGAGCACGGCGCGATCGACGACGACATGGCCGAGCGGATCCGGCAGATCCTGCAACTGCGCGGGCCCTTCGTGGATCTCCCCGAGGCCGGGCACCACCCCATGCTGGATCAGCCCCTGTCGTTGGTTTCCACGCTGCGCACGCTGCTCGAGTTCTGGTCCATCACCTGA
- a CDS encoding TetR family transcriptional regulator, translated as MDAREPLGLRERKKLRTRETIRREAFRLFEANGYPNTTVEQIADAAEVSPRTFFRYFPAKEHVLIDDDLIPPIIEAFRSAPPEMPPLTAYRHAVTSTFAALSPPERENALRGQSMMYSVPEAQGLLYSHYVRLIRLISEALIDRLPHVRDAFERRVLAGVIVGVLLSVSDGTPLPGDPIAAGMEILEARLNLGPL; from the coding sequence ATGGATGCCCGCGAGCCGCTCGGTCTGCGAGAGCGCAAGAAGTTGCGCACCCGCGAGACCATCCGGCGCGAGGCGTTCCGATTGTTCGAGGCCAATGGCTACCCGAACACCACCGTCGAGCAGATCGCCGACGCCGCCGAGGTCTCCCCCCGAACGTTCTTCCGCTACTTTCCCGCCAAAGAGCACGTCCTCATCGACGACGACCTGATCCCGCCGATCATCGAGGCCTTCCGCTCCGCACCCCCGGAGATGCCGCCGCTGACCGCGTACCGGCACGCCGTGACGAGCACGTTCGCCGCGTTGAGCCCGCCCGAACGGGAGAACGCGCTGCGCGGCCAGTCGATGATGTACTCCGTTCCGGAGGCGCAGGGACTGCTGTATTCGCACTACGTCCGGCTGATCCGGCTGATCAGCGAGGCGCTGATCGACCGGCTCCCACACGTCCGCGACGCGTTCGAGCGCCGGGTCCTGGCCGGCGTCATCGTCGGCGTGCTGCTGTCGGTCTCCGACGGCACGCCGCTGCCCGGGGACCCGATCGCGGCGGGCATGGAGATCCTGGAAGCCCGGTTGAACCTGGGCCCGTTGTAG
- a CDS encoding YdeI/OmpD-associated family protein, translated as MSSPRVPGGVVHKLPGDLRTALLGNATAFAAWKDITPLARNEFICWVEDAKQQATRERRIRRTQEELEEGMRRPCCWPGCKHRERNGKA; from the coding sequence ATGAGCAGCCCACGAGTTCCCGGCGGTGTGGTGCACAAGCTTCCCGGCGACCTGCGAACCGCGCTGCTGGGCAACGCGACCGCCTTCGCCGCATGGAAGGACATCACCCCGCTGGCCCGCAACGAGTTCATCTGCTGGGTCGAGGACGCTAAACAGCAGGCCACCCGCGAACGCCGAATCCGGCGCACCCAGGAGGAACTCGAGGAGGGCATGCGTCGGCCCTGCTGCTGGCCCGGGTGCAAGCATCGGGAACGCAACGGCAAGGCCTGA
- a CDS encoding PE-PGRS family protein, with protein sequence MRAILNFLAALVMAGAAATAIAAAPVAAADAYSAAAPTVSSFQPQSAPGGDGCFNGICGSGGPGGGSGCTADGTCGHGGPQGGGGCTADGICGHGGPGGGGGCVPGIGCFEWGH encoded by the coding sequence ATGAGGGCCATCCTGAACTTCCTTGCCGCACTGGTCATGGCGGGAGCCGCCGCCACCGCGATCGCTGCGGCACCGGTCGCCGCGGCGGACGCCTATTCCGCGGCCGCCCCGACCGTCAGTTCCTTCCAACCGCAGAGCGCCCCCGGTGGGGACGGCTGCTTCAACGGCATCTGCGGCAGCGGGGGTCCCGGGGGCGGCAGCGGGTGCACCGCCGACGGCACCTGCGGCCACGGCGGGCCGCAGGGCGGGGGCGGCTGCACCGCGGACGGCATCTGCGGGCACGGCGGTCCCGGCGGCGGTGGCGGGTGCGTGCCCGGCATCGGCTGCTTCGAGTGGGGACACTGA
- a CDS encoding SDR family oxidoreductase, whose protein sequence is MAKSVFITGAAAGIGRVTALKFAAQGYTVGAYDIDEAGLTSLHEEITALGATAVTGHLDVTDNDEMIARLDEFVAAAGGRLDVLINNAGILVAGAFEEIPISVQHKMIDINCRGVVNGLHAAHPHLRRTPGSVVVNLASASAIYGQAELAVYSASKFFVRAMTEALDVEWGPQDIRVISMWPLYVQTAMTDGVSIGTTKSLGINLTADDVANDIMSAIEPSLLRRRLHQVHFPVGRQATLFAAGSRFSPAWLTRLLNKRLAGTD, encoded by the coding sequence ATGGCCAAATCAGTTTTCATCACCGGCGCCGCCGCAGGGATCGGCCGCGTCACCGCGCTGAAGTTCGCGGCGCAGGGGTACACCGTCGGCGCCTACGACATCGACGAGGCCGGACTGACCTCGCTGCATGAGGAGATCACCGCGCTGGGCGCCACTGCGGTCACCGGCCATCTCGATGTCACCGACAACGACGAGATGATCGCGCGGCTCGACGAATTCGTCGCCGCGGCCGGGGGCCGGCTCGACGTGCTGATCAACAACGCCGGCATCCTCGTCGCCGGGGCGTTCGAGGAGATCCCGATCTCGGTGCAACACAAGATGATCGACATCAACTGCAGGGGCGTGGTCAACGGTCTGCACGCCGCGCATCCGCATCTGCGCCGCACTCCCGGTTCGGTGGTGGTCAACCTCGCCTCGGCGTCGGCCATCTACGGGCAGGCCGAACTCGCCGTCTACAGCGCCAGCAAGTTCTTCGTCCGGGCCATGACCGAGGCGCTCGACGTGGAGTGGGGCCCGCAGGACATTCGGGTGATCTCGATGTGGCCGCTGTACGTGCAGACCGCCATGACCGACGGCGTCAGCATCGGGACCACCAAGTCGCTGGGCATCAACCTCACCGCCGACGACGTCGCCAACGACATCATGTCCGCCATCGAACCCTCCCTGCTGCGGCGGCGCCTGCACCAGGTGCATTTCCCGGTCGGGCGCCAGGCCACGCTGTTCGCAGCGGGTTCCCGGTTCAGCCCGGCGTGGTTGACCCGGCTGCTCAACAAGCGATTGGCCGGCACCGACTAG
- a CDS encoding YeiH family protein, which produces MAVGVFVVLVLGALTRFLEAQVPNWAAGSSLAGVAKAVEFPVYAIALGLLGNVVLTKLAVREAISGGFRTEFFVKTGLVLLGASINLKLLVTAAGPAVLQALLLISIVFGFSWWLGGRLGLDDKLRALLASAVAICGVSAAIAAAGAVQAKREQLAYAASLVIAFALPSIFLLPWLAKVFGLPDAVAGAWIGGNIDTTAAVAAAGAIAGEDALQIATIVKTTQNALIGIVAIALTAYFALKVERRTDAAARPGIGEFWRRFPKFVLGFIAASIIGTLYLQYAGADGKATIGVVNDLRTWFLIFAFVAIGLEFSLKGIREAGWRPIGVFASATVVNIVVALGLALVLFGNFTVTN; this is translated from the coding sequence ATCGCCGTCGGGGTGTTCGTCGTCCTCGTCCTGGGCGCGCTCACCCGTTTCCTGGAGGCCCAGGTCCCGAATTGGGCGGCCGGCAGCTCCCTGGCGGGTGTGGCGAAGGCCGTCGAGTTCCCCGTCTACGCCATTGCCCTGGGCCTGCTGGGCAACGTGGTGCTGACGAAACTGGCCGTGCGAGAGGCGATTTCGGGAGGCTTTCGCACCGAGTTCTTCGTCAAGACCGGGCTGGTGCTACTCGGCGCATCGATCAACCTCAAGTTGCTGGTCACCGCGGCCGGGCCGGCGGTGCTGCAGGCGCTGCTGCTCATCTCGATCGTGTTCGGTTTCAGCTGGTGGCTGGGCGGGCGGCTGGGTCTCGACGACAAGCTGCGCGCGTTGCTGGCCTCGGCCGTGGCGATCTGCGGGGTCAGCGCCGCGATCGCGGCCGCCGGCGCGGTGCAGGCCAAGCGCGAGCAGCTGGCGTATGCTGCCTCGCTGGTCATCGCGTTCGCACTGCCCTCGATCTTCCTGTTGCCCTGGCTGGCCAAGGTGTTCGGCCTGCCCGACGCGGTGGCCGGCGCGTGGATCGGCGGCAACATCGACACCACCGCGGCCGTGGCGGCCGCCGGCGCGATCGCCGGAGAGGACGCGCTGCAGATCGCGACCATCGTCAAGACCACGCAGAACGCGTTGATCGGTATCGTGGCCATCGCCCTGACGGCCTACTTCGCGCTGAAGGTGGAGCGCCGCACCGACGCCGCCGCGCGGCCCGGGATCGGCGAATTCTGGCGCCGGTTCCCCAAATTCGTCCTCGGCTTCATCGCCGCCTCGATCATCGGCACGCTGTACCTGCAGTACGCCGGAGCGGACGGCAAGGCCACCATCGGCGTCGTCAACGACCTGCGCACCTGGTTCCTGATCTTCGCGTTCGTGGCCATCGGATTGGAGTTCTCCCTCAAGGGGATTCGCGAGGCGGGCTGGCGACCCATCGGCGTCTTCGCCTCGGCCACCGTGGTCAACATCGTGGTGGCGCTGGGACTGGCGCTGGTGCTGTTCGGCAATTTCACCGTCACCAACTGA